Genomic window (Paenibacillus sp. PK3_47):
TGAACTACAAGGAGACGAGATTCCATGAAAAGTAAAAAGATGATCATAGGAGCAATGGTGTTCGGGATGGCAGTTACAGGGTCGGCGGGGGTATATGCAGGAACCAATATGCAAAAGATCAGTGCGTATCTGAACCACAGCATCGGCTTTAAAATAAATGGAGCAGCATATACGCCAGTGGATAACAACGGTAAGACGCTTGCGCCAATCACTTATAATGATACAACGTATCTTCCGGTCCGGGCTATGGCGGATGCGCTGAAAATACCGGTTACCTTTGATGCCGCAGCCAATCAGGTGGTGCTTGGAATATCAGCAGGAACAACGGCACCGGATGCTGGTTCAGCGATAACCCTGGCAGCTGTAAGCTACAGTGCAGCACAGAAAGAGCAGATTACCAAAGCGTTTGCCAACTATCAGGGCTTTGAAACAGCTTATGCGCCTGCACAAATGATTAAGGGCGATGCCTTTAAAAATGTTGCCGGCGGAGATGACGGCGTGAGCTTTGTGTTCAATCATATGCACGTAAGTATATCGCCAAGGGACTATTCCTACTTGTATGATGGAACTACAGTGAAGCTTTCGAATGGAGTAAGTGCCAAATGGTATACCCCTTCGGATATCCCGATGCTGACCTTCCAGCTGGATGACCGCTATGTGACCATCAGCTCGCCGGATCAGTCGCTCGGTAAAGCGAAGCTGGAGAAGGTAGCTGTAGGTGTTGCGAAATTAAGCAAGTAAACCTGAATGCCTGATGCCGTAAAAAAATAAAAGCAGCAGCCCGCACTGTGACACAGAAGGGCTGCTGCTTTTTAATGGTGTGAATGTTTCACGTGGTAAATCATTAGCGGCAGCTCTTATTTGTTGGTGCTGTGCTGCTTATTCGCTAATCTGGCCTGCGGCGAACCGTGGCCCCGGCGTTTGTTCTTTTCTGCCTTGCGCTGATTCTCCTGAAACTTCGCTACAAATTGATGAGTGTCCATTCGCGTTGGCCTCCTAAAGAGTGGTGAGCATATCCTGGTCAGAACTGCATTAATTTGCCCGTTTAGGACCCTGATGATGCATAACAAAATAGCGAGAGGGATTCCGCGGCTGTTTCAGTTCAGTCACGGATGACTTCGGCAATCGGCAAGTGAAAGAATAGGTCTCTACTCCAGATGAAATAATAAAACAAAAAAAGCTTGCATAGTTTTCTTATACATGGTATATTCTAATTCCGGCCGAGAAACATCAACGCCGAGCTCGAAAGAAAGTCGAAAAAAAGAGCTTGCGTTGATCGGTTGGATGTGATATAGTATAAGAGTTGCTGCTGACGAGGTAATCGACAGTGACGACGAGCTTGATCTTTGAAAACTGAACAACGAGTGAGTATCTGGAAATCACTTCGGTGAGATCCAAAAATGAGAATGCAAATTCTCGTCAGATGTTTCAAAATGAGCGAATCGCTCTTTTCAATACTAATTGGAGAGTTTGATCCTGGCTCAGGACGAACGCTGGCGGCGTGCCTAATACATGCAAGTCGAGCGGAGTTAATTTGAAAGCTTGCTTTCAAATTAACTTAGCGGCGGACGGGTGAGTAACACGTAGGCAACCTGCCCCATAGTCTGGGATAACTACCGGAAACGGTAGCTAATACCGGATAATTTCTTTTTTCTCCTGAAAGAAGAATGAAAGACGGAGCAATCTGTCACTACGGGATGGGCCTGCGGCGCATTAGCTAGTTGGTGAGGTAACGGCTCACCAAGGCGACGATGCGTAGCCGACCTGAGAGGGTGAACGGCCACACTGGGACTGAGACACGGCCCAGACTCCTACGGGAGGCAGCAGTAGGGAATCTTCCGCAATGGGCGAAAGCCTGACGGAGCAACGCCGCGTGAGTGATGAAGGTTTTCGGATCGTAAAGCTCTGTTGCCAGGGAAGAACGTCCGGTAGAGTAACTGCTACCGGAGTGACGGTACCTGAGAAGAAAGCCCCGGCTAACTACGTGCCAGCAGCCGCGGTAATACGTAGGGGGCAAGCGTTGTCCGGAATTATTGGGCGTAAAGCGCGCGCAGGCGGCGATTTAAGTCTGGTGTTTAAACCTTGGGCTCAACCTGGGGTCGCACTGGAAACTGGATCGCTTGAGTACAGAAGAGGAAAGTGGAATTCCACGTGTAGCGGTGAAATGCGTAGAGATGTGGAGGAACACCAGTGGCGAAGGCGACTTTCTGGGCTGTAACTGACGCTGAGGCGCGAAAGCGTGGGGAGCAAACAGGATTAGATACCCTGGTAGTCCACGCCGTAAACGATGAGTGCTAGGTGTTAGGGGTTTCGATACCCTTGGTGCCGAAGTTAACACAGTAAGCACTCCGCCTGGGGAGTACGGTCGCAAGACTGAAACTCAAAGGAATTGACGGGGACCCGCACAAGCAGTGGAGTATGTGGTTTAATTCGAAGCAACGCGAAGAACCTTACCAGGTCTTGACATCCCTCTGAATCCTCTAGAGATAGAGGCGGCCTTCGGGACAGAGGAGACAGGTGGTGCATGGTTGTCGTCAGCTCGTGTCGTGAGATGTTGGGTTAAGTCCCGCAACGAGCGCAACCCTTGACTTTAGTTGCCAGCAGGTAAGGCTGGGCACTCTAGAGTGACTGCCGGTGACAAACCGGAGGAAGGTGGGGATGACGTCAAATCATCATGCCCCTTATGACCTGGGCTACACACGTACTACAATGGCCGGTACAACGGGAAGCGAAGCCGCGAGGTGGAGCCAATCCCAGCAAAGCCGGTCTCAGTTCGGATTGCAGGCTGCAACTCGCCTGCATGAAGTCGGAATTGCTAGTAATCGCGGATCAGCATGCCGCGGTGAATACGTTCCCGGGTCTTGTACACACCGCCCGTCACACCACGAGAGTTTACAACACCCGAAGTCGGTGGGGTAACCCGCAAGGGAGCCAGCCGCCGAAGGTGGGGTAGATGATTGGGGTGAAGTCGTAACAAGGTAGCCGTATCGGAAGGTGCGGCTGGATCACCTCCTTTCTATGGAGAATCGTCTTCTGCAATGAAGACATTCAAATCTTAAATCTAACCGGTCGGTTAGTGACTCACTCGTTGGTCAGTTTTGAGAGTTTAAGCTCTCAACATTCTGTAACTTCTATCGACACAGCTGTGATCGACCAGAACTTACAGAAACTTGATCCTTGAAAACTGGATACCGAAACGAATTTGCGTTTTAGAACATCTTTTAGCTGAAACTTGTGTAAGCAAGTTGAAATAGTTATTAGTTGATGAATAGCGAAGGTTTTCGATTGTGCAGCGACTTTTGGCTTTGAATGTGTTGGCGAATAGAGCAATCTATGAGCAGCATTCAAAACAAGATGAGCAAACAAGCGAAACACCGTAGCGTTGGTTAAGCTAATAAGAGCACACGGAGGATGCCTAGGCGCCAGGAGCCGACGAAGGACGTGGCGAACAACGAAACTGCCTCGGGGAGCTGTAAGCAAGCTTTGATCCGGGGGTGTCCGAATGGGGAAACCCGGCTGTGGTAATTCGCAGTCACTCACATCTGAATACATAGGATGTGTTGAGGCAGACCAGGGGAACTGAAACATCTAAGTACCCTGAGGAAGAGAAAACAATAGTGATTCCGTCAGTAGCGGCGAGCGAACGCGGAACAGCCTAAACCAGGAGGCTTGCCTCCTGGGGTTGTGGGACGTCTCACATGGAGTTACAAAAGGTTAAATTAGGCGAAGAGGTCTGGAAAGGCCCGCGATAGAGGTAAAAGCCCTGTAGCCAAAAGTTTAACCCCTCCGAGACGGATCCCGAGTAGTGCGGGGCACGTGAAACCCCGTATGAATCCAGCAGGACCATCTGCTAAGGCTAAATACTACCTGGCGACCGATAGTGAATCAGTACCGTGAGGGAAAGGTGAAAAGCACCCCGGAAGGGGAGTGAAATAGAACCTGAAACCGTGTGCTTACAAGAAGTCAGAGTCCTCTATATGGATGATGGCGTGCCTTTTGTAGAATGAACCGGCGAGTTACGTTTAACATGCAAGGTTAAGGTGAGAAGCCGGAGCCGCAGCGAAAGCGAGTCTGAATAGGGCGATTAAGTATGTGGACGTAGACCCGAAACCGTGTGATCTACCCCTGTCCAGGGTGAAGGTGCGGTAACACGCACTGGAGGCCCGAACCCACGTACGTTGAAAAGTGCGGGGATGAGGTGGGGGTAGCGGAGAAATTCCAATCGAACTCGGAGATAGCTGGTTCTCCCCGAAATAGCTTTAGGGCTAGCCTCGGTGAATGGAGTGGTGGAGGTAGAGCACTGATTGGGTGCGGGGCCCGCAAGGGTTACCAAGCTCAGTCAAACTCCGAATGCCATTTACTTCTTGCCGGGAGTCAGACAGTGAGTGCTAAGATCCATTGTCAAAAGGGAAACAGCCCAGACCATCAGCTAAGGTCCCCAAGTGTGTGTTAAGTGGGAAAGGATGTGGAGTTGCACAGACAACCAGGATGTTGGCTTAGAAGCAGCCACCATTG
Coding sequences:
- a CDS encoding copper amine oxidase N-terminal domain-containing protein — encoded protein: MKSKKMIIGAMVFGMAVTGSAGVYAGTNMQKISAYLNHSIGFKINGAAYTPVDNNGKTLAPITYNDTTYLPVRAMADALKIPVTFDAAANQVVLGISAGTTAPDAGSAITLAAVSYSAAQKEQITKAFANYQGFETAYAPAQMIKGDAFKNVAGGDDGVSFVFNHMHVSISPRDYSYLYDGTTVKLSNGVSAKWYTPSDIPMLTFQLDDRYVTISSPDQSLGKAKLEKVAVGVAKLSK
- a CDS encoding DUF4023 family protein — encoded protein: MDTHQFVAKFQENQRKAEKNKRRGHGSPQARLANKQHSTNK